In Leptidea sinapis chromosome 2, ilLepSina1.1, whole genome shotgun sequence, the sequence gcgcggttctgtgccctcctcAGAACACGACGGGCAGCCCAAACGTAAAATGCTTAGGTAgagattctccgactctggtagagccggtaccctcctggggtaaaatcctcctcgaatggcctccggtcctcgacactaacctatgcgaaacatagcggcactaggccgctacttcacgccggtattctgtgcgagtgtggtaattaacccggacgagtctggcccgattgtgctgacgtcataggacggcagcgtgactcttctaaaaagtcttttattgggcgatgcatatgcttttacaacgggcaccccagaaaatgtactcatcgaatgtgttacgaaatccaagataattgttaaaaaaagtttatgaTGATTTTTTACAACGATTTGTTGTCCTTTTTTTTTCTCGAAACTGATGACAAAGTGATATCATATTCAAAGCAGATGATTAAGATTGTTGTCAATTTTACAGAATTCTCCGATCGAGAGAGTATCATAACGACGCGCACTTACATCGCAACGAAGACAACATGCAGAATGAAATGTTCATTAAACAGGAGTGTGTAGAAGAGACAGAAGTATTGGAGCATGAGTTACCAGGTGCGTAGGCTTCTCGTTGCTTACAAAATTTCAACTTATCTATAGCTGCTGTCCTCGTATCTATTCATTCAAATTTGTATGGGAAATGATAGCAATACGCAAACCTCATAAGAAACCAACAAACTAGAAAGAGATACGCGGTCCCGACCGCGAGTGCTCGTGTCcactgtataaataccactggacaggctctTCCATACAGTTTACGTTTGACAGCAataaactaattttgacgtataatacaaatggctgcgaaggaacgtacaatactctgaagtatttttgaatttttaattaatttcgttcgtattttggttatttatacttgaatcaacgttataaactacacattttttttcttaatagtTTTCCTGTCtatgttgaatgttgaacactgAATCGGTTCCATTGTTTGCTCGGCGGATTAGTGTGTTCGTTTGCAAACAAGAATTGAAACCATTTTAATAATACGTCTTGGTTTGTGACTTTTGTtctgttaattatattatattatttagtacattttgttttctctattgtttttaattttttttttttattgtaatgttgcaatgtagaACGTACGGCACTCCACATAAACCCAAGTGGTTTAtgggtaaaataaataaataaaaaagcaattgtcAATCAGTGTCTTAGCAAAAATCTTTATCACGTATTTTGTTGATTAAAACCATTATTCTAAAGGTTTTATCTTTGGTACAGCATTGTGATAGGAATTATAATTTTGACTATCGCATAATAACTTTGCCAACTTCCTAGACTGTATTTGATATTGTTCCTGTACTAGTCTATTGGTTAAGTCCTGCGCTTTATTGTTGAAAATGTTTAAACTCGATATTgtgtaatttaaatgttaattcgGAATATAACACTCAAGATAAGTTTGAGACTGTCTCTAACTGAAAGTGTCTGACCTcacagactagtaaaaaaataaggactccgtgtcaccttacataacagtgtagcacaaaaacaagccgattaacgcgtaaatatatagccccacgcacacacttacactactacaggccgataggcggtcATTATGAGAATTATCATCGTtcgtgacagatcagtttgcgtctcacttgaatattttaaaaataccatcgtgcgttgtgaatTAGTGTAATTGTGCGTTCGATACACGTAACAACAATTTATGGATGTATTAATTTTAGAATTCATCAATCTGCCAGAGTGTTATCTTGGGCACGTACATCTGAACGAAGAGACCATGTGTGATGAAACATTGATTAAACAGGAGTATAATGATGAAATAGATGTGGAAGAGCATGAGTTACCAGGTAATGatgttgtaatatattaaacagCTGTTGTTGCCTCACACACCTACTTTATGGAATCATCTGCCGGAGTGGATCTGGTCAAACTTGTAaggttaatatttttgtatttcaattgtattttattgttataaaatttttaggttGGAGTCCCACCTGGCATTTGGATGAAATAGCAAACAATATATTAGTCAAGGAGCTATGTAGTAAAGAACTAAGAGTGAGCTTGGTGAGATTGGAGGATGTTAATAATCATTGTGATGGTAATatcatgttttatattatatatagagtGGTGGGTTGTAGACTACCAAGTTCCTCTAACGGCTTGCTGAGGTATTTAGACCTCAAGTCACCAATTCCCCTTCTACTCGGAGTAGGGAAATGGTTATTCCGTAACTAGCTATCCGATAGCCTGCCTGGATCTCGATCTGTTGATGAAGGTGAGGTTTAAAAATCGGAAGAATTTCGTTTGttatttgaaatgattttaaGAAAATGGTGACATAAAGTGACATgacgtctatatatatatatatatcttaatatatataaattacgtgacacccATCAGGgacccaaaattattattattttcaatatttgttttgtatggacatattttctgtgagagaatttagtgacgcacggtctgatagttccgctgtgaaacgaATTCATCAAAACaccagggagcatattttacgaaatattttttgatgttaataaatattattgacaaattcataaataactgtatttcatttattgtgtacagaacaacgtgtgtcgggtcagctagtttaatatatttttgccgTTTTCCAACATTTGGTAAATGTAGAGCCCTAAGTAGAAGTGCCAATTAAAATATGGTTACTTACTCTTTTCATATTTGCAACTTATAagaatttgaaattatatttatatatagcttgtgtaaatgaaattaaatgtatttttatgtcaTAGATTGTGGTTACTTAGTTAGTGCTTAAGTCGTAATTTCACAGCACTAATAACTTgccatacaattttttatatgaaaatccaACAAAATACTCAATTGACTTGTGTAAGCTAGCCTCAAAAGAGTGACGATAATAGAAACTGCATCAATCCAAATACTCAGTATATTGTATAAGTGAAGGATGCGAGCATTtcatctatctaatatataaaattctcgtgtcatggtgttaaacattgaaatcctccgaaacggcttgaccgatactcatgaaattttgagtgcgtattgggaaggtctgagaatcggacaacatctatttttcatccccctaaatgttaagggtggtccacacgaatgttttttaaatttttttgacatatttttttaaatttgtttgattatcagtaagcattaaaatacatacaacttaaaattttcacccatctacgatcaacagttacttttgtatcgcggttttaatatcggtaatacaatgtttgctgggtcagctagtaatatatataaaataactttaaaaaattaatttgaattgaaatttatggacgatgtcCGATTCGAACCTGCGCGTCTAGTGCTACCGCcccagcgctcttccaactgagtcaATCGTCTGTTTTAActgtcataatttaaaaatcaacatCTTCGTGCCCGCTTTGGTCCCATACTGTATATATCCCATATAGCTATGATAAATTTGGGAATGGTTTCTTTAAAAATTCAATATGTGCGTGTGTGTCTGTTCTGATCTTCttggtatttatataaaaattagtttGAAGTGCGTGCTAGCACTTACACTACTAAAAATACATGTTGCCTTGAacgaatgtttttttatattataaaacaagtaAGGTGCCCTATAGTACCTGCTTGTTGCATTATAAGAGTACACATTGCCCTGTAGCGACtggtttattacattatttaaaacatacagTGCCCTACAGCAACGTGCTTGTTACACAGTTGCCCTGAAGTGACCCGCTTGTATCTTAATAAAAATCATACGGTGCCCTATACCCGCTTGTAACATTATAACATCACTAAAAGCACATGATGCCCTAAAGCGACCGCTTTGTTACATTATTAGAAACATCGGTGCCCTATAGCGACCCGCTTGTAACATCACTAAAAGCACATGATGCCCTGAAGCGACCGCTTTGTTACATTATTAGAAACATCTTTGCCCTATAGCGACCCGCTTGTAACATCACTAAAAGCATAAGTTGCCCTGCTGTGACCGGCCTGTTACATTACTAAAAACACATGTTGCCCTGGGCAGCAATGAATAagatttattatacaattaaactaGTTACCTAACTATAAGCATtcttttgctacacgtaaaataatacgcatagatACACTGTTGCGCGCGTAAAATTCGCGCGCAAATATCGCTCCAAAATGTTTCGTCAAATTCTTCTAAataccaacacactactgttatactgaaacatgtcggatttcacaattctataattaatatttttaaaatttaaatttaaaaatattataatataagacgtaaataatttattaattcatttattacctatgtataatgttaacaaattcaatatcataatagtattaaatttacatatattattatcaaatagactaattcataataataattcattttgtatcgaaaaattcatttaaactataggtGCACTTATTTAtgaaccactgatgcagtcttcttttaaaaactctGAAAGGTAAATCTTTAAATTCATTAGGCAATTTGTTACGGGGCGTACTCGTCAAAATACATCAGTGAACACCGCATTATACTCTATCACTTTAATAGATTAAACCGTGTCTTAATGGCGTGATAAGTGTGCACAAAATTCTAAAACTTCTTTGGCCTTGCTTacattatgtatgtttaattgaaaaatatttaatgtacctACAGACACTGCACGGAcctaattttgttataatatgtatagatttataaataatgttattccTAAAAAATagacttattttattaataaaataattatgggaaAAGATATTTTGCTTAacaaaagttacaattaaaTTTCAGAAGACAAGGATAACATTCAAGTGACCGTTAAAAGGGAGTGTGATGAGACTGAAGCTGAACAAGAGATAGCTGGTAATgtatatgttttaaaatgaaCCAATAAAGTTATTCTACTGTTATAGGTTTAAACTGTGACACTGCCTTGTTTAAGTTATGTCTCTTAAAAGTTGGAAAAGGAAATATTCTTTACTgcactaaataaatattgtggaATTGAATATACTAACAATATTAGATAATGATTCATGAaaatacacggactagtaaaaaagaaggactccgcgtagtgatattagcaagtgaagcacctttatgctagagtgtgtgcggttacgtgggatactagttacacaattttttctcccttaaataatcatatatccacaaatacttttatattattgtttttacattttttcacaacccacgacggcattttgaaaacattttattgcgacgcaaactgatctgtcacagacgatggcaaatctcataatggcggccgatcggcttgtattagtgtaagtgtatgcgtggggctatgtatttacacgtttaccggcttgttttggtgcctcactgttatgtaaggtgacacggagtccttatttttttactcgtccgtgtgaaaatataataattttttctctCATAATTAgataattatattgatacagTTGATtggtatctatatataatagtaattaataactaCCACGGAATAGAAAATCCAAGTGGAAGTGCCCTTGTTGTTCATTAGTATAGAAACTCACACCAAAGACATTTAAATAGATTAGACTGACAATACGAAGTATTATTATCCGGCCCGCGTCCGCGTCAACAAATTTTTCCGGGTATATAGGCGTGGCGTCCATGACGCAATAAAAATTTACCAATCAGCGAACAACCAATTGGCGTATTAATAGACGTAACTACATCGTTTTTAAATGAGCGATTTgctggccgttggggcagcaaagtcctcgaatggccaccacgtaccggaagatgcagtgttgttggcccccacaagatggactgacgatttGATCaatgccggaatacgttggatgagggcagcgcaggaccaatcgtcatggaaatctttggaggaggactctgtccagcagtggacgtcttccggcggATAATGATTAACCTCATAAGCTTATCTCTGACGTCTGGCATATCTTAATGACATCATCTTATCGGTATAACAATcctccttatttttttttttattaaaaaactacatcattccccaaagatctcctcAACGATCGGTTGTGCGCTGCCATTATCCAACATATtttggcgatcttgaccagattgtacGTTCATCATGTGGAGGACCTAGCAACTCTGCCTCTTGGGGTAATTGGTCGTCATTTGCAAAAACTATGTAGTGACTGATTTTTCTTTTAGTAGaccactatttattattaattgtctGATTACATAACCAGCTGTGTCAGCTATCAGTTATAAACTACGTTATCTAAAATTGGATACGTACGTGAAGATAAATTTCATCTAATTCTTCTACTTTCCCTTCGTCATCATcaaacttcttttttctttCACAGTTAAGAGTGACATTGACTATTCGCGTCATACAATTATCTAATTCAAGCGGCGCATTTTTATTTACGTCATTTTTTAAACAGTTATCAGTGTTTACACTCACTTAGAGCGCCTCGCCTTCCCATTTCCATcctattctattatttatacatactgTCTCGATATATCAGTTTGCAATGTGAACTATGAATATCTCTCACATCGTACAATTGCgtatattcttatttattgggTGCGAATCATCGCCAGTGGTAATTCTAAAAGAAAACGAACAAGATCGACAGCTAATTGAAATAATAGGCTTAAGTGACTCACACACATTAGGGTAAGGTGGGGCACattgttacaaaaaaacaaacgatAATGTAGCgacgaaaatatttatttaatcatcttCTAACTAGCATGTATATAAACTTTAATAGACTctcttcttttaaaattatttaaacatatttttataaggaACTTCTTTACTTAAATTGCACTTTAATCAGATCAGTCGATTGTAACAGTGAACCCCGTATCTGGGGTACTCTGCCACAGGCTAAGGGGCACAATGTTACAACATCAAAATAGTATAAAACGTTTACAAgagaaataaaaatcttaatatgtctTCCAACGATACCGTTGCCATATCTGCTTCAAGAGGAAATTAGAAATAACTGTCAACTTTTCCACTTTtacgtaaataataattaaataattttcgaAGTTTTCCAGCTCTCTTGCAATGAATTTCTTTTCTTTGTGTTATATtctttttgtttactttttcaAGATTATTTCTAACCATTTTCTTTTAAACCCTGAAATGTTAGTTAAGCATCATTGTTACAATGTATCACAGTGCCCTGTAACACAGTGCCCCAGGTGAGACAAatcgaaaaaaatatcaatagattattttcagatattatgtttacaaaaatcTACTTTATGATAATTTGAAGCTAAATATACAGGGAATAGAGGAAAATCACAATCACTTACCTTTACATAATGCACCAAGAAATAAATTTGATCtgattttttctaattttgatCACGTAAATTCGATTTTTgtttgttctttctaaaacgcGGTACAGACTGATGGGATTACAACtgttcaaagatggccgcttaTGAGGCTGTAAAAACTGTATaccaacattataaaaataaatataagaaacatAGATACTTGCATTGTAACAGTGTTGGGCTACACGTTGTAACACTGTGCCCCACCTTACCCCACCTTTCAACCGTTGATAACGCGTGTAAAGTAAAGCTGATGTCAACAATTCAATTTGCATAGTATTCTCTTATCATCCCCACTAAAGTAATTTATGCGGCGTTCGTGAGAAGTAGACAATGattttttgtattcaaattaattttatactttacagttaatcGACTGGAAGGTAGTAACGAGGCTAACGATAAAATGTACACAGAACTGACCAATCCAGATAATAAGAGTGTTACTACGTCCAAGCAATATATTGATTTGAACAAAACTCAGAAAACAATACCATATAGAGATTCTCATCCTAATAATGTAATTGAACCTGTTGAGTGTAATATTAATGTTACATCCCCCAACCAATCTACTGGTTCGGAGGAGCATAATACAATAGATGCAGATGGATTGTCTCACTCGAGTAATGTTAGTGAAACAACCTCTAATCAATCCAGAGACTTAAAACGTAAAAGGCAATACACTGATCATAAACCTTATTCATGTGAcatttgtggtaagagtttcaataaATCTGATGGTTTGAAGAGACATAAAAGAATACACACTGGTGAAAAACCTTTTTCATgtaatgtttgtggtaagagaTTCAACGATTCTAGTAATTTTAACACGCATAAAAGAATACATACCCGCGACAAACCTTACTCGtgcaatgtttgtggtaagagtttcagcgTATCTAGGTATATGAagaaacatataataatacacACCGATGATAAACCTTATTCTTGCAATGTATGTAGTCGGAGTTTTCaacgaaaatattatttgaagatgcataaaagaatacataccggtgataaacgtCATTCATGCAACTTGTGTGGTAATAATTTCTGTAATATTCGTAATTTGAAAAGACATGAACTAATACATAGCGGTGAAAGACCTTACTCATGCAgtgtttgtggtaagagtttcattGATTCTAGTACTTTGAAAAGACATGAAAAAACACATACTATGTAGTTAGAAACGATTTTCATGCAATTTTTGTGGTAAGAGATGTAATGAATTTGTAATATGGAGAGACATAAACTCAAACATACCGGTGAAAAAACTTACTGATAAAAGgcataaacaaattatttatttatttatttattggaaaacaaacagcttaagttatatacacattgtaacacataatttatattacacaagccaataaagtttccacttaaatataaacaaagtaggagtgaatataatacaaaatataacgattttatatacaattaaacataaggcgaaaaaagtacacaaaaatacaaatgaaacaaaatttatcaaatttatcggttggacatattttaagaatgtttaaaatattctttaatttttttagtaaaagttggatagctgctatgaaaaatgtctaagtgactataattattattataagtgttgcatgctcttataataaaacaattgctagtataattagttctacgaacagggataaagaatgtatctatagaacgtgtataatgttttggacagttaagtttaatgttacttaaaatacgattggaatcaattaagtcatgtaatattttgaaaaggatAACTTGATCTCTGTATTCTCTACGCTGTTGTAAAGATAGGTGATTTAATTTAggagtattacaattttgaaacttataatttaatcttttaataaatttattttgtacattttctatagcatctatatattttgtataacgtgggttccaagcagtcgaggcatattctaaatatggtctgacataagcattatataaaagattaaaagtatgaatatttttgaagtcatttccctgtctgaatataaaaccaagcattttataagcttttgctgtcatattgtctatatgattttcaaataagagagccgaatctagcgttaccccaaggtcttttatttctgacacccttttaaggggtttattgtttattttatatttgaataaaattggcATTTTTTTCCTCGAAAATGTTATAATACAGCATTTGTCAACATTGAGGTATAAGTCATTAGCGGAACAATAGTTTCCTAACTCAATTAAATCGCTTTGTAGGTCAACACAGtcctgtttttcttttattactttaaatattttggtgtcatccgcataaagtaaaatatatgaattttgaaaagattgcaaaacatcattaataaatatgttaaataacaatgggccaaggtgagagccctgaggaacgcccGATGTAACAGGgacaaaactagaaataaatccTTAAACAGCTACCGCTTGTGTTCTGTTACGGAGATACGACTCCAGCCATCTTAGAAGATCTCCTTGAATACCGATACgctcaagtttaaataatagtcgGGCATGCGAAATTTTATCGAACGCCTTTGAATAGTCGGTATAAATTGTGTCTACCATTCCATTGTTTAAGGCATCCATTACTTCATCTACAAATCCATGTTGCTGTGGAATAATTAGTGGTcgtaataaaggaaataaagtgtcatagattattttttcaaataattttgggatgacCGATATCTTTGAAATCCCacgatagtttttaatattatgtctgtcaCCACTTTTAAAAATGGGGACAATTAAAGACATTTTCCATATTGATGGTAAACTACCTGAATGTAATGATTTCCTAAAGAGTATATCTAAAGGTATTGAAATTTGTCTACTACATGCCTTCAGTAAAATTGGGTGTAAATGATCGGGACCACTTCCTTTGGATGGGTCAAGTTTTAACAAGTACTTTTCTACCTTTTCACGTGTAATGTCTATTGTTCTCGCAAAAGTTTGAGTATAGCTTAATGGTAAGTTATCATGGCTTAATCTAGTATTAGAATCGGCTGTAAAAACGGAGCTAAAGAATGTGTTAAACATATTAGCTATCATTTGACCGTCTGATCCAGTATCATCATCATAGTACATACAGTCTGGAATACAATTACTACTTCGCTTAGATTTTACAAATGCCCAGATTTTTttagaattgttataaatattattttcggccttatcaataaataaatcatagcatTCTGCTTCTAAACGTTTTGTTTCACGGCGTAATTCCGAGAACCTAGCATAGTCACTAGATCTTCCatatattttccattttttatgagctttcaattttttcttaattaactttattaaagatCTAGAGTACCACGACGGAAACTTATCATTTTGATGCACTAGTTTTGTAGGGACAATTCGATCTATAATAtggttaagtataaaataaaattttcctacGGCACATGTTATAACTTCTGATGAGAGCTCTTCAACCCAGTCAATTTTTGATAATTCATCATCAACTGCATTGTAGTCGGCGTTGTGATAACAACGAACAACACGAGTCGGTGCTCGTAAGTACATGTTATTTTTTCACTCTCAACTTTCACCACTAAGGATGGATGATGACCGTCTTCTGGCAATGCTAATGGTTTTGTTCTATTGACCACACAAACAGTATTagataaaacaaaactttaaaaaaaatattatttaagaaagtatatgTGAATATGAGTTGGCAATCAGTTAGTAGCAAGGACGTTAaagttgttattaataatatgcatAAAAACAAATCACCCGGCAGCGATCTCGTGCGTGTTTCCGAAAATGAGAAAACACTatgaaaaaatcatataaaaatgacagatccAAATTTTGTAACAGTATTGTACAGGAAGCAAGTGTAGTAACGTTCCAAGGCTCTTACTCAATAGCTGAAAGGGTTCGTCGGGTATTAATGTATAGTTTTGAATATTAGTTAGTAGAAAGTAGGAATACTGGCCGTCTTAACATCAATTGTTTGTGTCATAGTTTACAGTCCGCTACATGTAATTTAGAAAGCATTTAAAAGATGTGCAGATGCGGTcagttacttatttttttacgatgtgtCCAAAGTATGGCAATTTTAGcaatttaagtaatatataatagggTTGGGGAGGGTTAAAAAAGGGTTTACTGCGTACTCTTAGCAGGGTGTGAAGATCCCATAGTTATTGATTAAGCAtttgttattgtaaaatttcTCTTAAATGTGTTTTGTAAAATTGTTATCTTAGAAAATAGATTGCAGAAGTGTTTGAGGGGGAAACGGTTGGGGAACGGTGGACGGACACCCTTCATAGGCACACTTCCGACACACGTTTCAGAGATCTAAGAGGCTTCTACGAGGGCTGCattaaaagtatcgggaatcaaggaagtgacacaacattactattaaaaaatgtatttattgcttttcgaagtattctccgcgaaattcgacacatttttccatacgatggaaccaatcattgaagcagcCATttcattcggaagttggggtctccaaaatggccgttttgtaggcgtccacagcttctttaggtgatgaaaatctctgaccacgcaatttattctttattttagggaaagtatagaaatcattagggcttaggtcggggctgtacggcggatggtccaatagttctatgttttcttgctctaaaaactcttttgttctgtgcgcggtgtgagaactcgcattgtcgtgatggaggatgatgaggcagttgcagttctctttacggagttcagaaacgacctgtggcaaacaaatgctagcataccattctgcattaaccgttctttgttcctcaagaggaatagttgcaacatggccggtttttttagacaaacgtggccacaattttttttgcaacactccgtgaacgaacaatttttgttggctttaactcattttcgaacacttcgggtgttcgaaaatgagttaaagccgcTCGTGACTGGTTTATTTTTTcaggttcgtacgcgtatatccccAGGATtagtcacctgatacgatgttgtatacagcatttgaggatcctgcgtggaatctttggAGAGTTCTAACTCACcgagtaacgcgagccgctttttgctcttcaaagagcaaatgcggtatccattgggaaaacaacttttttacacctaattgttcatgcaagattatttgtatttgactcatgccaatgtctaaagttgcctgaatttcgcggtcacatgtcacatgtcgatcttcctcaatcagcttacgcacagcatcaacgttttctttgctgactgcagtttttggatgactttgacggggatcatcactgagcttgacacttccacgttgaaattcagcaaaccagcgataaattgtggttttgggtggggcttcatcaccaaatgtagaaatcatccggtcaacacacttcGAAagcgaagtggtttaacacaaaaacataataaatcatcgctctagaattttctcgagtcaataccattttctcaacgactaaacaagtttgaaaagaccttg encodes:
- the LOC126974248 gene encoding zinc finger protein OZF-like encodes the protein MKKHIIIHTDDKPYSCNVCSRSFQRKYYLKMHKRIHTGDKRHSCNLCGNNFCNIRNLKRHELIHSGERPYSCSVCGKSFIDSSTLKRHEKTHTMYVKINKEKLNTHKRIHTSDNFCGKSFSASGDIEKHIRIHTGQKPFSCNECGKSFNGSGNLKRHIRIHSGDKPYACNMCGKRFNESE